One Capsicum annuum cultivar UCD-10X-F1 unplaced genomic scaffold, UCD10Xv1.1 ctg74891, whole genome shotgun sequence genomic window, ATCATTGGCGCGGTGTGATGCTATAGCAATTAGGACATGTAGGGAACTAGAAGGGCCTTTTTGCAACTATTTGTCAAGTCAATATAACAAACATGTGTTTCTAACCGGGCCTGTATTACCCGACCCATCATTGGAAGATCGTCTAGATGAAAAATGGGCTAATTGGCTTCAACGATATAGCCTGAGGTCCATCATATATTGTGCTTTTGGGAGTTAAATAGTTTTTTGAACGTGTCACGACATCATTGGCGCTGTGTGATGCTATATCAATTAGGATATGTAGGGAACTGGAAGGGCCTTTTTGTGACTATCTATCAAGTCAATATAACAAACATGTGCTTCTAACCGGGCCTATATTACCCGAACCATCATTGAAAGATCATCTAGATGAAAAATAAGCTAATTGGATCCAACAATATAGCCCGAGGACCGTCATATATTGTGTTTTTGGGAGCTAAATAGTCTTTTGATTGTGTCACCACATCATTGGCGCAGTGTGATGCTATAGCAATTAGGACATGTAAGGGACTAGAAGGGCCTTTTGTGACTATCTGCCAAGTCAATATAACAAACAAGTGCTTCTAACCGGGCCTATATTACCCGAACCATCATTGAAAGATCGCCTAGATGGAAAATGGGCTAATTGGCTCCAACAATATAGCCCGAGGTCCGTCATATATTGTGCTTTTGGGAGTTAAATAGTCTTTTGATCGTGTCACCACATCATTGGCGCGGTGTGATGCTATAGCAATTAGAACATGTAGGGAACTAGAAGGGCCTTTTTGTGACTATCTGTCAAGTCAATATAACAAACATGTGCTTCTAACCGGGCCTATATTACCCGAACCAACATTGAAAGATCGCCTAGATGGGAAATGGGCTAATTGGCTCCAACAATATAGCCTGAGGTCCGTCACATATTGTGCTTTTGGGAGTTAAATAGTCTTTTGATCGTGTCACCACATCATTGGTGCGGTGTGATGTTATAGCAATTAGGACATGTAGGGAATTAGAAGGGCCTTTTTGTGACTATCTGTCAAGTCAATATAACAAACAGGTAGTCTTTTGATCGTGTCACCACATCATTAGCGCGGTCTGATGTTATAGCAATTAGGACATGTAGGGAAATAGAAGGGCCTTTTTGTGACTATCTGTCAAGTCAATATAACAAACAGGTGTTTCTAACCGGGTCTGTATTACCCGAATCATCATTGAAAGATCGTCTAGGTGAAAAATGGGCTAATTGGCTCCAACAATATAGCCCGAGGTCCGTCATATATTGTGTTTTGGGGAGTTTCAAGAACTCATTTTAGGAATTGAATCGACAAATTTACCATTTTTAATTGCGTTAAGAGCTCCATTAGGTGTCAAGACAATCGAGGAAGCCCTACTTAAGACATTTGAAGAGAGGACTAAAGGTAAGGGAATAGTATGTAGAGATTTTGTGCCACAAATTGGGATTTTGAGTCACACTTCAATTTGGTGTTTTGTGAGCCACAAGGGTGGCTCTACCCTTATAGAAAATAGGCGACCGTCTTAGGcccccaaatttgaggggcctcaattttttttttagtaataatagatttagatattatttgcagaaaaaataaactttttatataaaaaagaataattcaaATAAGTTTGATTTATCTAGAATACTGTCACAATAAAAGATTGAACGCAATAGactttataaaataaaagttaattttACGTAAAAATTTAACGTCTCTGTTTGATTTTAGCCTTAGGCCTCTAATACGCTTGAGTCGCCCCTGGTGAGCCATTGTGGGTTTGGATCAATTCTAGTActcctgaactatgaccaaatttgctacgacacactccaacttcatggtgtcacgtcagcacaaaagagtgacaaaaatatctaaaatttgagTTCAGGGGAATAATAGTACCCTtgtgaagttgaagtgtgtcgtagcaactttgggtatagttcaggaggGTATTGAATCCTTATCtcagggtgtgtttggtatgaagga contains:
- the LOC124894535 gene encoding UDP-glycosyltransferase 79B9-like, translating into SFDRVTTSLARCDAIAIRTCRELEGPFCDYLSSQYNKHVLLTGPILPEPTLKDRLDGKWANWLQQYSLRSVTYCAFGTRSDVIAIRTCREIEGPFCDYLSSQYNKQPEVRHILCFGEFQELILGIESTNLPFLIALRAPLGVKTIEEALLKTFEERTKGKGIVCRDFVPQIGILSHTSIWCFVSHKGGSTLIENRRPS